GGTCACCAGAAGTAGCTGAAGAAAAAGGTAATCTTTATTACTTAAATATAGGAGAAGCAAATACAAATGCAATTATCATCTCTCCAGAACAACACCGCAAACCTGTTTATTTTCCGTTTCATAGTTTTGACAAAGATATTATGTACGGCATCTTTGCTGCACATAAAAAAGCAATTACAGATATAACAAGAGATGGTGCTATTTGTGTAGATTTAGATCAATTTATTGATGCCTTTTATCATCCTTTAGATCTTTTAAAATATAAAACTATTTCTACTGGTTTTAGGATTTTAAATGACTTAGACAAAAAGCAAGAAGAACAACTTGAGCTTATAGAGACATTTTATGAAGGTAACAACTTTATAGATGATCAAATGCACATCAAGTTATTAGCTTCAGCAATAAAACACGGCGATTTAAGACAAAGAAAACTTAAGCTTACTCCTTTAACATATCAAACAACTTCATTTTATACTAAAGCATTTGGAGGTGTATTTGTGCTAAGAGATTTTATACAGACCATTCTTATTTTCGAAGATGATAAAAATTATAAAGAAGCTATAAAAGATACAGAACAAGATGTTCTAATTTATAAAATTACAGATGATGAGTTACTCGATAAACTCATAGATCACAGCATAATTACAAGTGATATTGAAGATGAAGCAAAAACAGAACGTTATGCGCGTATTAAAAAGTTTGTGCTTTCAAGATACTTAACACATACAGATCACTCTATAAAAGACATTTTAGAAGATCATATTCTTTTTAAAAGTTACTTACACAAAATTAATGAGTTGGACAGGAACACCGTGCTTTGTGTAGATAAGTTTGTGGCCAAATC
This region of Croceibacter atlanticus HTCC2559 genomic DNA includes:
- a CDS encoding DUF6638 family protein, yielding MQKLKDAKLYKGELVSLNTPLVNRYNQCLKLIGIAPTALTQISVDGIGWSPEVAEEKGNLYYLNIGEANTNAIIISPEQHRKPVYFPFHSFDKDIMYGIFAAHKKAITDITRDGAICVDLDQFIDAFYHPLDLLKYKTISTGFRILNDLDKKQEEQLELIETFYEGNNFIDDQMHIKLLASAIKHGDLRQRKLKLTPLTYQTTSFYTKAFGGVFVLRDFIQTILIFEDDKNYKEAIKDTEQDVLIYKITDDELLDKLIDHSIITSDIEDEAKTERYARIKKFVLSRYLTHTDHSIKDILEDHILFKSYLHKINELDRNTVLCVDKFVAKSASVTETTKDQKQFFKALAKPHSSLQDEHLTLIWKLLLKIAPLDIVNLYYFEKELFYDHYKNWDASLKDWAIATIKEDLKSHSL